In Azoarcus sp. PA01, the sequence TTTCCGGTGCGGCCCGGTACCCGGCGCGTCGCCCTGGTGTTACAAGGAGGCGGCGCCTTGGGTGCATACCAGGTGGGGGTGTTTCAGGCGCTCGACGAGCATGGATTCACACCGGATTGGGTGGGCGGCACGTCGATCGGCGCGATCAACGGGGCGATCATCGCCGGCAACCCCCCTGGCCAACGCCTCGAATCTCTGAAGCGTTTCTGGAATGCCGTGGTGCATGAGGATCCAGTCGACTTGCGCAGACTGCCAGACGTCGTGCGCCAGACCTACAGCTACTGGACGGCGATAGCCTCCATGATCGGCGGAAGACCGCATTTCTTCTCACCTCACCCATTCCTGCCGTTCGGCGTCGGCAATGCAGGATCGGCAGATACCGCAAGCTTCTACGATACCGGTCCGTTGCGTGAATCCTTGCTGGAGAGCCTCGATTTCGAGTATCTGAACAACGGATCCATACGTTTCAGCCTCGGAGCGGTGCATGTCGCGAGCGGCCGACTACGCTATTTCGATAATTCACTCCAGCGCATCGGCATCGAGCACATCCTGGCCAGCAGCGCGTTACCCCCGGCCTTTCCTCCCGTACTGGTCGATGGCGAGCTGTACTGGGACGGCGGGGTCTACTCAAACACGCCGCTCGATGTGGTGCTCGACGATTATCCGCGAGTCAATACGCTGTGCTTCATGGTTGACCTGTGGAGCGCGTGCGGTCACGAGCCTCATTCGATCAGCCAGACCCTGGACCGACAGAAGGACATCATGTACGCGAGTCGTTCCGACCGCAACGTAGAGACTTACGAGGCGATGCACAATCTGCGTCGAGTGATTCGCGAGCTTTATGGCCAGTTGTCGGAGGCAAAGCGCAAGGATCCGAAAATGCGAAAGCTCGCGGAACGGGGGTGCCACACGACCATGGACATCGTGCATCTGGGCAACCGGGACCGGGGCTGGGAGCTCGCGAGCAAGGACATCGATTTCTCCCGCACCGCCATCGACGAGCGCTGGCAACTCGGCTACGCCGACGCGACGAGGGTGCTGGATCGGGCGGCGTGGATGGATCCGGTCGATCCGCTGGTCGGCGTGGTCGTGCACCGGATGCCGACCCTCACTGCATGAACCATCCGTGACTCACCACCAGCGATTGCCCAGTGAGTGCCTTGCTGGGGAACGCGGCGAACAGGAGCGCTACCTCGGCGACATCGTCGACAGTGGTGAATTCGCCGTCGACCGTTTCCTTCAACATGACCTTCTTGATGACGTCATCCTCGGAAATACCGAGTTCCTGGGCTTGTTCGGGAATTTGACGATCCACAAGCGGGGTGCGCACGAAACCGGGACAAATGACGTTCGCGCGAACTCCGTGGGCGGCGCCTTCCTTCGCGACCACCTTGGCGAGTCCGATCAGCCCGTGTTTTGCGGTAACGTAAGGCGCCTTCAGTACTGAACCTTCCTTGGAGTGTACCGAGCCCATGTAGATGACACTTCCGCGACCAGCACGGTACATGTGGGGCAAGCACGCACGGGTGGTGAGGAACGCGCCATCGACGTGGATGGCGATCAGCTTTCTCCAGTCGGCGTAGCTGAACTCCTCGACCGGGTGGACGATTTGGATGCCGGCGTTGCTGACCAGGATGTCAATCCCGCCATAGACGGCGGCCACCGCTGCCACGCCGTCATTGACCGCGTCTTCGCAGGTCACGTCCATCGCCACGCCGGATGCTTCCCCGCCAGCGCTCTTGATCTCCGTGGCGGCCGCCTGCGCGGCATCGAGATCGAGGTCGGCGATGGCGACCTTCGCGCCTTCACGGGCGTAGCGCTGCGCGATGGCCTTGCCGATGCCGCTTGCTGCCCCGGTGACGATCGCGATTTTGCCTTCGAGTTTCATCGGTAGTCCTTCCAGCCATAAGCATCAACGGGACGTATTGCACGATAGACATCGTTCACGCACTTGCCTTGGCTTCCCCTTTATGCATCGCGTCGATGGCGATAACCGAGTGTGCGTACGCTGCCCCGGCACGCATCTCGGCGGCAACCCATATCGCTTCCATGAGTTCCTGCTCGGTCGCGCCTTTTTGCATTGCGAGCTCTGTGTGGCCGCGGATGCAGTAGGGGCACTGCGTGACATGCGCGACCGCCACCGCGATGAGCTGCTTGGTCTTCTCCGGCAAGGCGCCGTCGGAAAAAACCCGCTTCCCGAATTCGCGAAACGCGGTGTGGATCTCCGGCGCCAGTTCCCTTCGCTTTTGCGCTAGATTTTGCGTGGCATTCGGATACATCTGCTGTTCCATTTTGAACGCTCCATTCAAGGAACTACGCTCCCCATCCTGAGTTGCCGGGGGATTACCTGATCCTCACGCCGGCAGCTCGATACGCAGCTTCTTCGGTGCCGCTGCCGGTATTCGACATTGTGCACACCGCGGATCAGCGGGCATGCCGCCGAATGACTTCAGCGTTGCCTCCCTCAAGCCGACATCACGACATTTCTTGTGCAACTCCGGTTGAACGAACTGTGTCTGGGTTCGACGC encodes:
- a CDS encoding carboxymuconolactone decarboxylase family protein; amino-acid sequence: MEQQMYPNATQNLAQKRRELAPEIHTAFREFGKRVFSDGALPEKTKQLIAVAVAHVTQCPYCIRGHTELAMQKGATEQELMEAIWVAAEMRAGAAYAHSVIAIDAMHKGEAKASA
- a CDS encoding patatin-like phospholipase family protein yields the protein MAGSLDFPVRPGTRRVALVLQGGGALGAYQVGVFQALDEHGFTPDWVGGTSIGAINGAIIAGNPPGQRLESLKRFWNAVVHEDPVDLRRLPDVVRQTYSYWTAIASMIGGRPHFFSPHPFLPFGVGNAGSADTASFYDTGPLRESLLESLDFEYLNNGSIRFSLGAVHVASGRLRYFDNSLQRIGIEHILASSALPPAFPPVLVDGELYWDGGVYSNTPLDVVLDDYPRVNTLCFMVDLWSACGHEPHSISQTLDRQKDIMYASRSDRNVETYEAMHNLRRVIRELYGQLSEAKRKDPKMRKLAERGCHTTMDIVHLGNRDRGWELASKDIDFSRTAIDERWQLGYADATRVLDRAAWMDPVDPLVGVVVHRMPTLTA
- a CDS encoding 3-hydroxybutyrate dehydrogenase; this translates as MKLEGKIAIVTGAASGIGKAIAQRYAREGAKVAIADLDLDAAQAAATEIKSAGGEASGVAMDVTCEDAVNDGVAAVAAVYGGIDILVSNAGIQIVHPVEEFSYADWRKLIAIHVDGAFLTTRACLPHMYRAGRGSVIYMGSVHSKEGSVLKAPYVTAKHGLIGLAKVVAKEGAAHGVRANVICPGFVRTPLVDRQIPEQAQELGISEDDVIKKVMLKETVDGEFTTVDDVAEVALLFAAFPSKALTGQSLVVSHGWFMQ